One Homo sapiens chromosome 3, GRCh38.p14 Primary Assembly genomic window carries:
- the MST1R gene encoding macrophage-stimulating protein receptor isoform X20 yields the protein MELLPPLPQSFLLLLLLPAKPAAGEDWQCPRTPYAASRDFDVKYVVPSFSAGGLVQAMVTYEGDRNESAVFVAIRNRLHVLGPDLKSVQSLATGPAGDPGCQTCAACGPGPHGPPGDTDTKVLVLDPALPALVSCGSSLQGRCFLHDLEPQGTAVHLAAPACLFSAHHNRPDDCPDCVASPLGTRVTVVEQGQASYFYVASSLDAAVAASFSPRSVSIRRLKADASGFAPGFVALSVLPKHLVSYSIEYVHSFHTGAFVYFLTVQPASVTDDPSALHTRLARLSATEPELGDYRELVLDCRFAPKRRRRGAPEGGQPYPVLRVAHSAPVGAQLATELSIAEGQEVLFGVFVTGKDGGPGVGPNSVVCAFPIDLLDTLIDEGVERCCESPVHPGLRRGLDFFQSPSFCPNPVFQVPIQGPGCRHFLTCGRCLRAWHFMGCGWCGNMCGQQKECPGSWQQDHCPPKLTEFHPHSGPLRGSTRLTLCGSNFYLHPSGLVPEGTHQVTVGQSPCRPLPKDSSKLRPVPRKDFVEEFECELEPLGTQAVGPTNVSLTVTNMPPGKHFRVDGTSVLRGFSFMEPVLIAVQPLFGPRAGGTCLTLEGQSLSVGTSRAVLVNGTECLLARVSEGQLLCATPPGATVASVPLSLQVGGAQVPGSWTFQYREDPVVLSISPNCGYINSHITICGQHLTSAWHLVLSFHDGLRAVESRCERQLPEQQLCRLPEYVVRDPQGWVAGNLSARGDGAAGFTLPGFRFLPPPHPPSANLVPLKPEEHAIKFEVCVDGECHILGRVVRPGPDGVPQSTLLGILLPLLLLVAALATALVFSYWWRRKQLVLPPNLNDLASLDQTAGATPLPILYSGSDYRSGLALPAIDGLDSTTCVHGASFSDSEDESCVPLLRKESIQLRDLDSALLAEVKDVLIPHERVVTHSDRVIGKGHFGVVYHGEYIDQAQNRIQCAIKSLSRITEMQQVEAFLREGLLMRGLNHPNVLALIGIMLPPEGLPHVLLPYMCHGDLLQFIRSPQRNPTVKDLISFGLQVARGMEYLAEQKFVHRDLAARNCMLDESFTVKVADFGLARDILDREYYSVQQHRHARLPVKWMALESLQTYRFTTKSDVWSFGVLLWELLTRGAPPYRHIDPFDLTHFLAQGRRLPQPEYCPDSLYQVMQQCWEADPAVRPTFRVLVGEVEQIVSALLGDHYVQLPATYMNLGPSTSHEMNVRPEQPQFSPMPGNVRRPRPLSEPPRPT from the exons ATGGAGCTCCTCCCGCCGCTGCCTCAGTCcttcctgttgctgctgctgttgcctgCCAAGCCCGCGGCGGGCGAGGACTGGCAGTGCCCGCGCACCCCCTACGCGGCCTCTCGCGACTTTGACGTGAAGTACGTGGTGCCCAGCTTCTCCGCCGGAGGCCTGGTACAGGCCATGGTGACCTACGAGGGCGACAGAAATGAGAGTGCTGTGTTTGTAGCCATACGCAATCGCCTGCATGTGCTTGGGCCTGACCTGAAGTCTGTCCAGAGCCTGGCCACGGGCCCTGCTGGAGACCCTGGCTGCCAGACGTGTGCAGCCTGTGGCCCAGGACCCCACGGCCCTCCCGGTGACACAGACACAAAGGTGCTGGTGCTGGATCCCGCGCTGCCTGCGCTGGTCAGTTGTGGCTCCAGCCTGCAGGGCCGCTGCTTCCTGCATGACCTAGAGCCCCAAGGGACAGCCGTGCATCTGGCAGCGCCAGCCTGCCTCTTCTCAGCCCACCATAACCGGCCCGATGACTGCCCCGACTGTGTGGCCAGCCCATTGGGCACCCGTGTAACTGTGGTTGAGCAAGGCCAGGCCTCCTATTTCTACGTGGCATCCTCACTGGACGCAGCCGTGGCTGCCAGCTTCAGCCCACGCTCAGTGTCTATCAGGCGTCTCAAGGCTGACGCCTCGGGATTCGCACCGGGCTTTGTGGCGTTGTCAGTGCTGCCCAAGCATCTTGTCTCCTACAGTATTGAATACGTGCACAGCTTCCACACGGGAGCCTTCGTATACTTCCTGACTGTACAGCCGGCCAGCGTGACAGATGATCCTAGTGCCCTGCACACACGCCTGGCACGGCTTAGCGCCACTGAGCCAGAGTTGGGTGACTATCGGGAGCTGGTCCTCGACTGCAGATTTGCTCCAAAACGCAGGCGCCGGGGGGCCCCAGAAGGCGGACAGCCCTACCCTGTGCTGCGGGTGGCCCACTCCGCTCCAGTGGGTGCCCAACTTGCCACTGAGCTGAGCATCGCCGAGGGCCAGGAAGTACTATTTGGGGTCTTTGTGACTGGCAAGGATGGTGGTCCTGGCGTGGGCCCCAACTCTGTCGTCTGTGCCTTCCCCATTGACCTGCTGGACACACTAATTGATGAGGGTGTGGAGCGCTGTTGTGAATCCCCAGTCCATCCAGGCCTCCGGCGAGGCCTCGACTTCTTCCAGTCGCCCAGTTTTTGCCCCAACCCG GTTTTCCAGGTACCTATCCAAGGCCCTGGCTGCCGCCACTTCCTGACCTGTGGGCGTTGCCTAAGGGCATGGCATTTCATGGGCTGTGGCTGGTGTGGGAACATGTGCGGCCAGCAGAAGGAGTGTCCTGGCTCCTGGCAACAGGACCACTGCCCACCTAAGCTTACTGAG TTCCACCCCCACAGTGGACCTCTAAGGGGCAGTACAAGGCTGACCCTGTGTGGCTCCAACTTCTACCTTCACCCTTCTGGTCTGGTGCCTGAGGGAACCCATCAGGTCACTGTGGGCCAAAGTCCCTGCCGGCCACTGCCCAAGGACAGCTCAAAACTCAG ACCAGTGCCCCGGAAAGACTTTGTAGAGGAGTTTGAGTGTGAACTGGAGCCCTTGGGCACCCAGGCAGTGGGGCCTACCAACGTCAGCCTCACCGTGACTAACATGCCACCGGGCAAGCACTTCCGGGTAGACGGCACCTCCGTGCTGAGAGGCTTCTCTTTCATG GAGCCAGTGCTGATAGCAGTGCAACCCCTCTTTGGCCCACGGGCAGGAGGCACCTGTCTCACTCTTGAAGGCCAGAGTCTGTCTGTAGGCACCAGCCGGGCTGTGCTGGTCAATGGGACTGAGTGTCTGCTAGCACG GGTCAGTGAGGGGCAGCTTTTATGTGCCACACCCCCTGGGGCCACGGTGGCCAGTGTCCCCCTTAGCCTGCAGGTGGGGGGTGCCCAGGTACCTGGTTCCTGGACCTTCCAGTACAGAGAAGACCCTGTCGTGCTAAGCATCAGCCCCAACTGTGGCTACAT CAACTCCCACATCACCATCTGTGGCCAGCATCTAACTTCAGCATGGCACTTAGTGCTGTCATTCCATGACGGGCTTAGGGCAGTGGAAAGCAGG TGTGAGAGGCAGCTTCCAGAGCAGCAGCTGTGCCGCCTTCCTGAATATGTGGTCCGAGACCCCCAGGGATGGGTGGCAGGGAATCTGAGTGCCCGAGGGGATGGAGCTGCTGGCTTTACACTGCCTGGCTTTCGCTtcctacccccaccccatccaCCCAGTGCCAACCTAGTTCCACTGAAGCCTGAGGAGCATGCCATTAAGTTTGAG GTCTGCGTAGATGGTGAATGTCATATCCTGGGTAGAGTGGTGCGGCCAGGGCCAGATGGGGTCCCACAGAGCACGCTCCTTGGTATCCTGCTGCCTTTGCTGCTGCTTGTGGCTGCACTGGCGACTGCACTGGTCTTCAGCTACTGGTGGCGGAGGAAGCAGCTAG TTCTTCCTCCCAACCTGAATGACCTGGCATCCCTGGACCAGACTGCTGGAGCCACACCCCTGCCTATTCTGTACTCGGGCTCTGACTACAGAAGTGGCCTTG CACTCCCTGCCATTGATGGTCTGGATTCCACCACTTGTGTCCATGGAGCATCCTTCTCCGATAGTGAAGATGAATCCTGTGTGCCACTGCTGCGGAAAGAGTCCATCCAGCTAAGGGACCTGGACTCTGCGCTCTTGGCTGAGGTCAAGGATGTGCTGATTCCCCATGAGCGGGTGGTCACCCACAGTGACCGAGTCATTGGCAAAG GCCACTTTGGAGTTGTCTACCACGGAGAATACATAGACCAGGCCCAGAATCGAATCCAATGTGCCATCAAGTCACTAAGTC GCATCACAGAGATGCAGCAGGTGGAGGCCTTCCTGCGAGAGGGGCTGCTCATGCGTGGCCTGAACCACCCGAATGTGCTGGCTCTCATTGGTATCATGTTGCCACCTGAGGGCCTGCCCCATGTGCTGCTGCCCTATATGTGCCACGGTGACCTGCTCCAGTTCATCCGCTCACCTCAGCGG AACCCCACCGTGAAGGACCTCATCAGCTTTGGCCTGCAGGTAGCCCGCGGCATGGAGTACCTGGCAGAGCAGAAGTTTGTGCACAGGGACCTGGCTGCGCGGAACTGCAT GCTGGACGAGTCATTCACAGTCAAGGTGGCTGACTTTGGTTTGGCCCGCGACATCCTGGACAGGGAGTACTATAGTGTTCAACAGCATCGCCACGCTCGCCTACCTGTGAAGTGGATGGCGCTGGAGAGCCTGCAGACCTATAGATTTACCACCAAGTCTGATGTG TGGTCATTTGGTGTGCTGCTGTGGGAACTGCTGACACGGGGTGCCCCACCATACCGCCACATTGACCCTTTTGACCTTACCCACTTCCTGGCCCAGGGTCGGCGCCTGCCCCAGCCTGAGTATTGCCCTGATTCTCT
- the MST1R gene encoding macrophage-stimulating protein receptor isoform 1 preproprotein (isoform 1 preproprotein is encoded by transcript variant 1) → MELLPPLPQSFLLLLLLPAKPAAGEDWQCPRTPYAASRDFDVKYVVPSFSAGGLVQAMVTYEGDRNESAVFVAIRNRLHVLGPDLKSVQSLATGPAGDPGCQTCAACGPGPHGPPGDTDTKVLVLDPALPALVSCGSSLQGRCFLHDLEPQGTAVHLAAPACLFSAHHNRPDDCPDCVASPLGTRVTVVEQGQASYFYVASSLDAAVAASFSPRSVSIRRLKADASGFAPGFVALSVLPKHLVSYSIEYVHSFHTGAFVYFLTVQPASVTDDPSALHTRLARLSATEPELGDYRELVLDCRFAPKRRRRGAPEGGQPYPVLRVAHSAPVGAQLATELSIAEGQEVLFGVFVTGKDGGPGVGPNSVVCAFPIDLLDTLIDEGVERCCESPVHPGLRRGLDFFQSPSFCPNPPGLEALSPNTSCRHFPLLVSSSFSRVDLFNGLLGPVQVTALYVTRLDNVTVAHMGTMDGRILQVELVRSLNYLLYVSNFSLGDSGQPVQRDVSRLGDHLLFASGDQVFQVPIQGPGCRHFLTCGRCLRAWHFMGCGWCGNMCGQQKECPGSWQQDHCPPKLTEFHPHSGPLRGSTRLTLCGSNFYLHPSGLVPEGTHQVTVGQSPCRPLPKDSSKLRPVPRKDFVEEFECELEPLGTQAVGPTNVSLTVTNMPPGKHFRVDGTSVLRGFSFMEPVLIAVQPLFGPRAGGTCLTLEGQSLSVGTSRAVLVNGTECLLARVSEGQLLCATPPGATVASVPLSLQVGGAQVPGSWTFQYREDPVVLSISPNCGYINSHITICGQHLTSAWHLVLSFHDGLRAVESRCERQLPEQQLCRLPEYVVRDPQGWVAGNLSARGDGAAGFTLPGFRFLPPPHPPSANLVPLKPEEHAIKFEYIGLGAVADCVGINVTVGGESCQHEFRGDMVVCPLPPSLQLGQDGAPLQVCVDGECHILGRVVRPGPDGVPQSTLLGILLPLLLLVAALATALVFSYWWRRKQLVLPPNLNDLASLDQTAGATPLPILYSGSDYRSGLALPAIDGLDSTTCVHGASFSDSEDESCVPLLRKESIQLRDLDSALLAEVKDVLIPHERVVTHSDRVIGKGHFGVVYHGEYIDQAQNRIQCAIKSLSRITEMQQVEAFLREGLLMRGLNHPNVLALIGIMLPPEGLPHVLLPYMCHGDLLQFIRSPQRNPTVKDLISFGLQVARGMEYLAEQKFVHRDLAARNCMLDESFTVKVADFGLARDILDREYYSVQQHRHARLPVKWMALESLQTYRFTTKSDVWSFGVLLWELLTRGAPPYRHIDPFDLTHFLAQGRRLPQPEYCPDSLYQVMQQCWEADPAVRPTFRVLVGEVEQIVSALLGDHYVQLPATYMNLGPSTSHEMNVRPEQPQFSPMPGNVRRPRPLSEPPRPT, encoded by the exons ATGGAGCTCCTCCCGCCGCTGCCTCAGTCcttcctgttgctgctgctgttgcctgCCAAGCCCGCGGCGGGCGAGGACTGGCAGTGCCCGCGCACCCCCTACGCGGCCTCTCGCGACTTTGACGTGAAGTACGTGGTGCCCAGCTTCTCCGCCGGAGGCCTGGTACAGGCCATGGTGACCTACGAGGGCGACAGAAATGAGAGTGCTGTGTTTGTAGCCATACGCAATCGCCTGCATGTGCTTGGGCCTGACCTGAAGTCTGTCCAGAGCCTGGCCACGGGCCCTGCTGGAGACCCTGGCTGCCAGACGTGTGCAGCCTGTGGCCCAGGACCCCACGGCCCTCCCGGTGACACAGACACAAAGGTGCTGGTGCTGGATCCCGCGCTGCCTGCGCTGGTCAGTTGTGGCTCCAGCCTGCAGGGCCGCTGCTTCCTGCATGACCTAGAGCCCCAAGGGACAGCCGTGCATCTGGCAGCGCCAGCCTGCCTCTTCTCAGCCCACCATAACCGGCCCGATGACTGCCCCGACTGTGTGGCCAGCCCATTGGGCACCCGTGTAACTGTGGTTGAGCAAGGCCAGGCCTCCTATTTCTACGTGGCATCCTCACTGGACGCAGCCGTGGCTGCCAGCTTCAGCCCACGCTCAGTGTCTATCAGGCGTCTCAAGGCTGACGCCTCGGGATTCGCACCGGGCTTTGTGGCGTTGTCAGTGCTGCCCAAGCATCTTGTCTCCTACAGTATTGAATACGTGCACAGCTTCCACACGGGAGCCTTCGTATACTTCCTGACTGTACAGCCGGCCAGCGTGACAGATGATCCTAGTGCCCTGCACACACGCCTGGCACGGCTTAGCGCCACTGAGCCAGAGTTGGGTGACTATCGGGAGCTGGTCCTCGACTGCAGATTTGCTCCAAAACGCAGGCGCCGGGGGGCCCCAGAAGGCGGACAGCCCTACCCTGTGCTGCGGGTGGCCCACTCCGCTCCAGTGGGTGCCCAACTTGCCACTGAGCTGAGCATCGCCGAGGGCCAGGAAGTACTATTTGGGGTCTTTGTGACTGGCAAGGATGGTGGTCCTGGCGTGGGCCCCAACTCTGTCGTCTGTGCCTTCCCCATTGACCTGCTGGACACACTAATTGATGAGGGTGTGGAGCGCTGTTGTGAATCCCCAGTCCATCCAGGCCTCCGGCGAGGCCTCGACTTCTTCCAGTCGCCCAGTTTTTGCCCCAACCCG CCTGGCCTGGAAGCCCTCAGCCCCAACACCAGCTGCCGCCACTTCCCTCTGCTGGTCAGTAGCAGCTTCTCACGTGTGGACCTATTCAATGGGCTGTTGGGACCAGTACAGGTCACTGCATTGTATGTGACACGCCTTGACAACGTCACAGTGGCACACATGGGCACAATGGATGGGCGTATCCTGCAG GTGGAGCTGGTCAGGTCACTAAACTACTTGCTGTATGTGTCCAACTTCTCACTGGGTGACAGTGGGCAGCCCGTGCAGCGGGATGTCAGTCGTCTTGGGGACCACCTACTCTTTGCCTCTGGGGACCAG GTTTTCCAGGTACCTATCCAAGGCCCTGGCTGCCGCCACTTCCTGACCTGTGGGCGTTGCCTAAGGGCATGGCATTTCATGGGCTGTGGCTGGTGTGGGAACATGTGCGGCCAGCAGAAGGAGTGTCCTGGCTCCTGGCAACAGGACCACTGCCCACCTAAGCTTACTGAG TTCCACCCCCACAGTGGACCTCTAAGGGGCAGTACAAGGCTGACCCTGTGTGGCTCCAACTTCTACCTTCACCCTTCTGGTCTGGTGCCTGAGGGAACCCATCAGGTCACTGTGGGCCAAAGTCCCTGCCGGCCACTGCCCAAGGACAGCTCAAAACTCAG ACCAGTGCCCCGGAAAGACTTTGTAGAGGAGTTTGAGTGTGAACTGGAGCCCTTGGGCACCCAGGCAGTGGGGCCTACCAACGTCAGCCTCACCGTGACTAACATGCCACCGGGCAAGCACTTCCGGGTAGACGGCACCTCCGTGCTGAGAGGCTTCTCTTTCATG GAGCCAGTGCTGATAGCAGTGCAACCCCTCTTTGGCCCACGGGCAGGAGGCACCTGTCTCACTCTTGAAGGCCAGAGTCTGTCTGTAGGCACCAGCCGGGCTGTGCTGGTCAATGGGACTGAGTGTCTGCTAGCACG GGTCAGTGAGGGGCAGCTTTTATGTGCCACACCCCCTGGGGCCACGGTGGCCAGTGTCCCCCTTAGCCTGCAGGTGGGGGGTGCCCAGGTACCTGGTTCCTGGACCTTCCAGTACAGAGAAGACCCTGTCGTGCTAAGCATCAGCCCCAACTGTGGCTACAT CAACTCCCACATCACCATCTGTGGCCAGCATCTAACTTCAGCATGGCACTTAGTGCTGTCATTCCATGACGGGCTTAGGGCAGTGGAAAGCAGG TGTGAGAGGCAGCTTCCAGAGCAGCAGCTGTGCCGCCTTCCTGAATATGTGGTCCGAGACCCCCAGGGATGGGTGGCAGGGAATCTGAGTGCCCGAGGGGATGGAGCTGCTGGCTTTACACTGCCTGGCTTTCGCTtcctacccccaccccatccaCCCAGTGCCAACCTAGTTCCACTGAAGCCTGAGGAGCATGCCATTAAGTTTGAG TATAttgggctgggcgctgtggctgaCTGTGTGGGTATCAACGTGACCGTGGGTGGTGAGAGCTGCCAGCACGAGTTCCGGGGGGACATGGTTGtctgccccctgcccccatccctgcAGCTTGGCCAGGATGGTGCCCCATTGCAG GTCTGCGTAGATGGTGAATGTCATATCCTGGGTAGAGTGGTGCGGCCAGGGCCAGATGGGGTCCCACAGAGCACGCTCCTTGGTATCCTGCTGCCTTTGCTGCTGCTTGTGGCTGCACTGGCGACTGCACTGGTCTTCAGCTACTGGTGGCGGAGGAAGCAGCTAG TTCTTCCTCCCAACCTGAATGACCTGGCATCCCTGGACCAGACTGCTGGAGCCACACCCCTGCCTATTCTGTACTCGGGCTCTGACTACAGAAGTGGCCTTG CACTCCCTGCCATTGATGGTCTGGATTCCACCACTTGTGTCCATGGAGCATCCTTCTCCGATAGTGAAGATGAATCCTGTGTGCCACTGCTGCGGAAAGAGTCCATCCAGCTAAGGGACCTGGACTCTGCGCTCTTGGCTGAGGTCAAGGATGTGCTGATTCCCCATGAGCGGGTGGTCACCCACAGTGACCGAGTCATTGGCAAAG GCCACTTTGGAGTTGTCTACCACGGAGAATACATAGACCAGGCCCAGAATCGAATCCAATGTGCCATCAAGTCACTAAGTC GCATCACAGAGATGCAGCAGGTGGAGGCCTTCCTGCGAGAGGGGCTGCTCATGCGTGGCCTGAACCACCCGAATGTGCTGGCTCTCATTGGTATCATGTTGCCACCTGAGGGCCTGCCCCATGTGCTGCTGCCCTATATGTGCCACGGTGACCTGCTCCAGTTCATCCGCTCACCTCAGCGG AACCCCACCGTGAAGGACCTCATCAGCTTTGGCCTGCAGGTAGCCCGCGGCATGGAGTACCTGGCAGAGCAGAAGTTTGTGCACAGGGACCTGGCTGCGCGGAACTGCAT GCTGGACGAGTCATTCACAGTCAAGGTGGCTGACTTTGGTTTGGCCCGCGACATCCTGGACAGGGAGTACTATAGTGTTCAACAGCATCGCCACGCTCGCCTACCTGTGAAGTGGATGGCGCTGGAGAGCCTGCAGACCTATAGATTTACCACCAAGTCTGATGTG TGGTCATTTGGTGTGCTGCTGTGGGAACTGCTGACACGGGGTGCCCCACCATACCGCCACATTGACCCTTTTGACCTTACCCACTTCCTGGCCCAGGGTCGGCGCCTGCCCCAGCCTGAGTATTGCCCTGATTCTCT
- the MST1R gene encoding macrophage-stimulating protein receptor isoform X22, which yields MELLPPLPQSFLLLLLLPAKPAAGEDWQCPRTPYAASRDFDVKYVVPSFSAGGLVQAMVTYEGDRNESAVFVAIRNRLHVLGPDLKSVQSLATGPAGDPGCQTCAACGPGPHGPPGDTDTKVLVLDPALPALVSCGSSLQGRCFLHDLEPQGTAVHLAAPACLFSAHHNRPDDCPDCVASPLGTRVTVVEQGQASYFYVASSLDAAVAASFSPRSVSIRRLKADASGFAPGFVALSVLPKHLVSYSIEYVHSFHTGAFVYFLTVQPASVTDDPSALHTRLARLSATEPELGDYRELVLDCRFAPKRRRRGAPEGGQPYPVLRVAHSAPVGAQLATELSIAEGQEVLFGVFVTGKDGGPGVGPNSVVCAFPIDLLDTLIDEGVERCCESPVHPGLRRGLDFFQSPSFCPNPVFQVPIQGPGCRHFLTCGRCLRAWHFMGCGWCGNMCGQQKECPGSWQQDHCPPKLTEFHPHSGPLRGSTRLTLCGSNFYLHPSGLVPEGTHQVTVGQSPCRPLPKDSSKLRPVPRKDFVEEFECELEPLGTQAVGPTNVSLTVTNMPPGKHFRVDGTSVLRGFSFMEPVLIAVQPLFGPRAGGTCLTLEGQSLSVGTSRAVLVNGTECLLARVSEGQLLCATPPGATVASVPLSLQVGGAQVPGSWTFQYREDPVVLSISPNCGYINSHITICGQHLTSAWHLVLSFHDGLRAVESRCERQLPEQQLCRLPEYVVRDPQGWVAGNLSARGDGAAGFTLPGFRFLPPPHPPSANLVPLKPEEHAIKFELGQDGAPLQVCVDGECHILGRVVRPGPDGVPQSTLLGILLPLLLLVAALATALVFSYWWRRKQLVLPPNLNDLASLDQTAGATPLPILYSGSDYRSGLGHFGVVYHGEYIDQAQNRIQCAIKSLSRITEMQQVEAFLREGLLMRGLNHPNVLALIGIMLPPEGLPHVLLPYMCHGDLLQFIRSPQRNPTVKDLISFGLQVARGMEYLAEQKFVHRDLAARNCMLDESFTVKVADFGLARDILDREYYSVQQHRHARLPVKWMALESLQTYRFTTKSDVWSFGVLLWELLTRGAPPYRHIDPFDLTHFLAQGRRLPQPEYCPDSLYQVMQQCWEADPAVRPTFRVLVGEVEQIVSALLGDHYVQLPATYMNLGPSTSHEMNVRPEQPQFSPMPGNVRRPRPLSEPPRPT from the exons ATGGAGCTCCTCCCGCCGCTGCCTCAGTCcttcctgttgctgctgctgttgcctgCCAAGCCCGCGGCGGGCGAGGACTGGCAGTGCCCGCGCACCCCCTACGCGGCCTCTCGCGACTTTGACGTGAAGTACGTGGTGCCCAGCTTCTCCGCCGGAGGCCTGGTACAGGCCATGGTGACCTACGAGGGCGACAGAAATGAGAGTGCTGTGTTTGTAGCCATACGCAATCGCCTGCATGTGCTTGGGCCTGACCTGAAGTCTGTCCAGAGCCTGGCCACGGGCCCTGCTGGAGACCCTGGCTGCCAGACGTGTGCAGCCTGTGGCCCAGGACCCCACGGCCCTCCCGGTGACACAGACACAAAGGTGCTGGTGCTGGATCCCGCGCTGCCTGCGCTGGTCAGTTGTGGCTCCAGCCTGCAGGGCCGCTGCTTCCTGCATGACCTAGAGCCCCAAGGGACAGCCGTGCATCTGGCAGCGCCAGCCTGCCTCTTCTCAGCCCACCATAACCGGCCCGATGACTGCCCCGACTGTGTGGCCAGCCCATTGGGCACCCGTGTAACTGTGGTTGAGCAAGGCCAGGCCTCCTATTTCTACGTGGCATCCTCACTGGACGCAGCCGTGGCTGCCAGCTTCAGCCCACGCTCAGTGTCTATCAGGCGTCTCAAGGCTGACGCCTCGGGATTCGCACCGGGCTTTGTGGCGTTGTCAGTGCTGCCCAAGCATCTTGTCTCCTACAGTATTGAATACGTGCACAGCTTCCACACGGGAGCCTTCGTATACTTCCTGACTGTACAGCCGGCCAGCGTGACAGATGATCCTAGTGCCCTGCACACACGCCTGGCACGGCTTAGCGCCACTGAGCCAGAGTTGGGTGACTATCGGGAGCTGGTCCTCGACTGCAGATTTGCTCCAAAACGCAGGCGCCGGGGGGCCCCAGAAGGCGGACAGCCCTACCCTGTGCTGCGGGTGGCCCACTCCGCTCCAGTGGGTGCCCAACTTGCCACTGAGCTGAGCATCGCCGAGGGCCAGGAAGTACTATTTGGGGTCTTTGTGACTGGCAAGGATGGTGGTCCTGGCGTGGGCCCCAACTCTGTCGTCTGTGCCTTCCCCATTGACCTGCTGGACACACTAATTGATGAGGGTGTGGAGCGCTGTTGTGAATCCCCAGTCCATCCAGGCCTCCGGCGAGGCCTCGACTTCTTCCAGTCGCCCAGTTTTTGCCCCAACCCG GTTTTCCAGGTACCTATCCAAGGCCCTGGCTGCCGCCACTTCCTGACCTGTGGGCGTTGCCTAAGGGCATGGCATTTCATGGGCTGTGGCTGGTGTGGGAACATGTGCGGCCAGCAGAAGGAGTGTCCTGGCTCCTGGCAACAGGACCACTGCCCACCTAAGCTTACTGAG TTCCACCCCCACAGTGGACCTCTAAGGGGCAGTACAAGGCTGACCCTGTGTGGCTCCAACTTCTACCTTCACCCTTCTGGTCTGGTGCCTGAGGGAACCCATCAGGTCACTGTGGGCCAAAGTCCCTGCCGGCCACTGCCCAAGGACAGCTCAAAACTCAG ACCAGTGCCCCGGAAAGACTTTGTAGAGGAGTTTGAGTGTGAACTGGAGCCCTTGGGCACCCAGGCAGTGGGGCCTACCAACGTCAGCCTCACCGTGACTAACATGCCACCGGGCAAGCACTTCCGGGTAGACGGCACCTCCGTGCTGAGAGGCTTCTCTTTCATG GAGCCAGTGCTGATAGCAGTGCAACCCCTCTTTGGCCCACGGGCAGGAGGCACCTGTCTCACTCTTGAAGGCCAGAGTCTGTCTGTAGGCACCAGCCGGGCTGTGCTGGTCAATGGGACTGAGTGTCTGCTAGCACG GGTCAGTGAGGGGCAGCTTTTATGTGCCACACCCCCTGGGGCCACGGTGGCCAGTGTCCCCCTTAGCCTGCAGGTGGGGGGTGCCCAGGTACCTGGTTCCTGGACCTTCCAGTACAGAGAAGACCCTGTCGTGCTAAGCATCAGCCCCAACTGTGGCTACAT CAACTCCCACATCACCATCTGTGGCCAGCATCTAACTTCAGCATGGCACTTAGTGCTGTCATTCCATGACGGGCTTAGGGCAGTGGAAAGCAGG TGTGAGAGGCAGCTTCCAGAGCAGCAGCTGTGCCGCCTTCCTGAATATGTGGTCCGAGACCCCCAGGGATGGGTGGCAGGGAATCTGAGTGCCCGAGGGGATGGAGCTGCTGGCTTTACACTGCCTGGCTTTCGCTtcctacccccaccccatccaCCCAGTGCCAACCTAGTTCCACTGAAGCCTGAGGAGCATGCCATTAAGTTTGAG CTTGGCCAGGATGGTGCCCCATTGCAG GTCTGCGTAGATGGTGAATGTCATATCCTGGGTAGAGTGGTGCGGCCAGGGCCAGATGGGGTCCCACAGAGCACGCTCCTTGGTATCCTGCTGCCTTTGCTGCTGCTTGTGGCTGCACTGGCGACTGCACTGGTCTTCAGCTACTGGTGGCGGAGGAAGCAGCTAG TTCTTCCTCCCAACCTGAATGACCTGGCATCCCTGGACCAGACTGCTGGAGCCACACCCCTGCCTATTCTGTACTCGGGCTCTGACTACAGAAGTGGCCTTG GCCACTTTGGAGTTGTCTACCACGGAGAATACATAGACCAGGCCCAGAATCGAATCCAATGTGCCATCAAGTCACTAAGTC GCATCACAGAGATGCAGCAGGTGGAGGCCTTCCTGCGAGAGGGGCTGCTCATGCGTGGCCTGAACCACCCGAATGTGCTGGCTCTCATTGGTATCATGTTGCCACCTGAGGGCCTGCCCCATGTGCTGCTGCCCTATATGTGCCACGGTGACCTGCTCCAGTTCATCCGCTCACCTCAGCGG AACCCCACCGTGAAGGACCTCATCAGCTTTGGCCTGCAGGTAGCCCGCGGCATGGAGTACCTGGCAGAGCAGAAGTTTGTGCACAGGGACCTGGCTGCGCGGAACTGCAT GCTGGACGAGTCATTCACAGTCAAGGTGGCTGACTTTGGTTTGGCCCGCGACATCCTGGACAGGGAGTACTATAGTGTTCAACAGCATCGCCACGCTCGCCTACCTGTGAAGTGGATGGCGCTGGAGAGCCTGCAGACCTATAGATTTACCACCAAGTCTGATGTG TGGTCATTTGGTGTGCTGCTGTGGGAACTGCTGACACGGGGTGCCCCACCATACCGCCACATTGACCCTTTTGACCTTACCCACTTCCTGGCCCAGGGTCGGCGCCTGCCCCAGCCTGAGTATTGCCCTGATTCTCT